The genomic region TTTTCTTTTTATATTTGACAATCACTACATAATTATAAATATAGTTGTAGTAATTGTCAAATACTAGATTTTGCCTAAACATGCTTGTTTCGTTTTTTTTTATGCATTAGATTTTATTGTAGAAAAACTACTTTCCTGCATTCACTATTTATAGATGAAAGCATAGGTATTCCATATCAGTTATCTTTTACAAAACAGTTCCATAAGTTCTTTACAGTTTCGTAGATATTCGTTTTAGGTTTGTACAAGGGGTATAATGTACGTAATTTTGCAACGGTAGTGTCAAAATCGGCATAATCAAATGCACCCAGACGGGCTGCATACAACATTCCCATCGTTGGTCCACGTGATTCACCCTGATTGCAATGAATGAGTATTTTATATTCTTTGTTTCGGTAACCATCCAAGAAACTAAATGCTGTTTCAAACATTCGTTTATTGAAATCCAGATAGTTTTTACTGAAATAATCCATATCAACAAGATTGAGAGCCATCTCATTTCCTTTGATTTTGAAGGCATAATCGGGATGAGAAGGTGATAAATTTCCTTTGTATCCGACAAAATTACAATGAAATGGATATTTGCAACAATGAAGAATTGCCCATTCGGTCTTGTCAGGAATATTGTAATAATCCAGTTCAGTACCAATATAAATATTCGCCATCAATTCCATCATACTTTTACTCTCCCTATTTTGGTATTCTATTGTTGGATATTTGTTCTATATGTTGTTTTAATTCAAATGCCATTCTATCTGTTCCTTATTTATTGCAAAATGATATTTCTTGGATCCAATTATACCTAGAAGTATCCATTTCAACTATCTAGTCACACTGTTTTTTCTTTTCGACTCTTGCTTGCTTCCTTTTCTGCTTTACCTCTGCCATTTTGTTGTAAACTTTGAAACTTGTTTCTTTCTGAAATGCTCAGTTGCTCTGCAATAGTTTCGTTTATTCAACAGAAACAAATGCCGGCAACTTCCTGCAGGTGAGGAGCGTTTCAGTGTCCTCAAGACTGCTGAAGATATCCTCGTCAACGAAGACAGCGCAGTGATGCCTCTCTACTACTATGTCACCCTCAACATGATTGACACAAGCAAGTGGGGCGGCTGGTATCCTAACACGATGGATATCCATCCTGTGAAGGACATCTATTTGCGTCAGTAGATAAGGGCTTCATAAAAACACGTTGTTTTTTTAAGTTATTTTATCCGTTATGATCAATGCATGAGATAAAAGTGAATGATTTTGCTTGTCATGATGGGACACGATGGTCCTTGCTGTATTGTTTTTGATTTTCTAAGTTTGATGTTACAAAATAAAAGATAACAAATTGAACTGTTTTGACAGTTGAGCAGAAACATCTTGTCTCTGGAATCCTTTCTCTTTAACATGTCACCATCACATTGCAAAGGTGCAATCAGTATGAATGCTGGTTGCGTTTTTTTTATTACGGAGGCGGAAAATGAATTTGATGAAGAAATTCCTGGTAACTGGCGTGCTTTGTGCCATGGCAGTGAATATCTTTGCAAACGGCACTGCTGAAACCCAGTCGAGTGGTTCAATTGTTGACCAGATCAAGGCACGTGGAGTAGTAAAGGTTGCTACCGGGACCTATGTACCTTTTGAATTCAGGGATGCAAAGACGGACAAGATTGTCGGATTCGATATAGACCTTGCCCAGTTGATTGCTGACAAGCTCGGTGTAAAACTTGAAGTGTCCGATATGCCTTTTACTACAATCATTCCTTCTGTTGAAAAGGGTGATTATGATTTTTCCATTGCCGCGATGTATGATACGCCCGCACGGAGAAAGATAGTCCTGATGAGTGACAGCTATATGAAAACGGGCATGGTGCTTGTTGCAAAGAAAGGTAATCCCCTTGGAATCAAGACCCTTCAGGATTGCAATGGACTCAAGGTAGGCGTAAAGGCCGGTGCAACTTCCCAGAAAGTCGCTGAGGATGCAAAGGAAAAGTATGGTCTCAATTACAAGATAGTGGGGTATGACGAGACCGTAGGCTGTGTGTCGGATCTGGAAGTAGGGCGAGTCGATGCCGTAGTCAATGACCTTCTCAATGAACTTGAGCTGGAGAAAGTACACCCGGGTGTCGAGATTGTCAGTGACGATCCTTTCACGACGGCAGACTTGGCATGTGCAACGAAAATTGGAAATGACGATCTGATGAAAATCATCAATGAAGTAATTGCAACCTATAAGACTGACGGAACATACGACAAATTGTATCAGAAATGGCTCAAGTAGTCTTATACCTTTCATGACCGAGGCATCTTTCCTGCTGGGAGATGATGCCTTTTTTATATCGGAACGCAAATGCATACTCTCGATTTTTCAGTTATATTGAATAAATGGACTTCAATTCTTCAAGGTGCTGCCGTTACCCTGATACTCTGTGGTGTTTCCATAGCCCTTGCATTGGTACTTGGTATCATCATCGCCTTGCTGAGGGACAGCAAGATCAAACTGCTTTCCTATCTTTGCAGGTTTTATGTATGGATATTCCGTGGTACACCGCTTATGGTCCAGCTTTTTCTTATTTACTTCGGATTACCTTCCTTAGGAATGAAGTTGTCGGCTGTTTCTGCCGGTATCCTGGGTCTCACCCTCAACTGTGGGGCATATATTTCGGAAATAGTGAGGAGCGGTATCAACGCAGTAGATCCTGGTCAACGGGAAGCTGCAAAAGCTTTGGGAATGTCACCATTTCAGGAAATGGC from Spirochaetia bacterium harbors:
- a CDS encoding ABC transporter substrate-binding protein, producing MNLMKKFLVTGVLCAMAVNIFANGTAETQSSGSIVDQIKARGVVKVATGTYVPFEFRDAKTDKIVGFDIDLAQLIADKLGVKLEVSDMPFTTIIPSVEKGDYDFSIAAMYDTPARRKIVLMSDSYMKTGMVLVAKKGNPLGIKTLQDCNGLKVGVKAGATSQKVAEDAKEKYGLNYKIVGYDETVGCVSDLEVGRVDAVVNDLLNELELEKVHPGVEIVSDDPFTTADLACATKIGNDDLMKIINEVIATYKTDGTYDKLYQKWLK
- a CDS encoding amino acid ABC transporter permease is translated as MNKWTSILQGAAVTLILCGVSIALALVLGIIIALLRDSKIKLLSYLCRFYVWIFRGTPLMVQLFLIYFGLPSLGMKLSAVSAGILGLTLNCGAYISEIVRSGINAVDPGQREAAKALGMSPFQEMARIVFPQAGKISLLPLINQVIATIKNSSLLSAITITELTRAGMLISYSTFRYFEAYLAIALCYLILTSIFSSLGKHLEEKMK